In Bacillus carboniphilus, one genomic interval encodes:
- a CDS encoding YjcG family protein, whose amino-acid sequence MKYGIVIFPSKKLQDFANSYRKRYDPHYALIPPHLTLKNAFEADDEKIKDISEKLEELSNHYNPFQLSVYRVSSFQPVNNVIYLKCEPNETLNELHKELHQDFIGEQPEYSFVPHITIGQKLSDDEHSDVYGSLRMLDVNFEETIDRFHLLYQLDNGSWTVYETFRLGRGN is encoded by the coding sequence ATGAAATATGGAATTGTTATCTTCCCATCCAAAAAACTACAAGACTTTGCAAACTCATATCGTAAACGCTATGACCCACACTATGCACTTATTCCACCACATCTAACTTTAAAAAATGCATTCGAAGCAGACGATGAAAAAATTAAAGACATCTCTGAAAAACTTGAAGAACTATCTAATCACTACAACCCTTTCCAATTGAGTGTGTATAGGGTGAGTTCATTCCAACCCGTTAATAACGTTATTTATTTGAAGTGCGAACCAAATGAAACCCTAAATGAGCTACACAAAGAATTGCACCAAGATTTTATCGGTGAACAACCAGAGTACTCTTTTGTACCTCATATTACGATTGGACAGAAGCTTTCAGATGACGAGCACTCCGATGTGTACGGTTCTTTAAGAATGCTGGATGTCAATTTTGAAGAAACCATTGACCGTTTTCATCTCCTGTATCAATTAGACAACGGATCATGGACGGTATATGAAACGTTTAGACTAGGAAGAGGGAATTAA
- a CDS encoding GNAT family N-acetyltransferase, whose protein sequence is MEVRVVNTEQELKDAFEVRKVVFVDEQNVPFEEEMDEYDETATHLVLYHEGVPSGAGRFRVVEGIGKVERICVLSSLRGHGAGKAIMRKIEEVAKDQGISSLKLNAQTHAIPFYESLGYEVISDEFMDAGIPHKTMKKYI, encoded by the coding sequence GTGGAAGTACGTGTTGTTAATACAGAACAAGAATTAAAAGATGCATTCGAAGTAAGAAAGGTCGTTTTCGTCGACGAACAAAACGTACCGTTTGAAGAAGAAATGGATGAGTACGATGAAACCGCGACACACCTTGTGTTGTATCACGAAGGAGTTCCAAGTGGCGCAGGGCGCTTTCGAGTTGTTGAGGGGATTGGAAAAGTAGAACGGATTTGTGTCCTTTCCTCCCTACGTGGACATGGTGCAGGGAAAGCGATAATGAGAAAGATTGAAGAAGTTGCCAAAGATCAAGGTATCTCTTCACTAAAGCTTAATGCACAAACACATGCCATCCCATTTTATGAATCTTTAGGATACGAAGTTATCTCTGATGAATTTATGGACGCTGGCATCCCACATAAGACTATGAAAAAATACATCTGA